The following are encoded in a window of Lacinutrix sp. WUR7 genomic DNA:
- a CDS encoding RagB/SusD family nutrient uptake outer membrane protein, with protein MKNNILKYLFSLSILLFVGCTNELDTEPKVELSLEDLLAQDPNAVEGILSRLYASFALSGADGPGSSDISDDPGESPFLRGIVNLQDFTADGMKNRWGDNGLDQLTTTSDWNSENKFFRYMYNRIFFTIPQCNNLLSILENVDVDNKEQILAEVRFIRSLAYYYLIDVFGKGVLATQENFGETNPLPEASRQELFDFTEAELLAIQSSLPATNTYGRATESAAAMLLSKLYLNAEVYTGTARYNDAATYLNVVIASSHTLADDFVSLFSADNNTSNEIIFPLIADAVVSQSFGNTTYIVNGNLNSDTMPLSEFGATEGWGGHRASKGWYGLFGDLSTSNDVRASLFWTEGHEYEMTDYTTWTDGYPSIKFRNTNFNGTSLASSFSSTDFPLFRLADAYLMYAECAVRGASNANMNDALTYVNSVRTRSNADAIGMGDLTLSFLIDERGRELNLEGHRRSDLIRFGMFTGGSYLWPWKGNTLNGTSIPSTYNVFPIPSTALQANPNLTQNLGY; from the coding sequence ATGAAAAATAACATTTTAAAATATTTATTTAGTCTTAGTATCCTGCTTTTTGTAGGTTGTACTAATGAATTAGATACAGAGCCAAAAGTAGAACTTTCATTGGAAGATCTATTAGCTCAAGACCCAAATGCCGTTGAAGGTATTTTATCTAGACTTTATGCATCCTTTGCACTTTCTGGCGCAGATGGACCTGGAAGTTCAGATATTAGTGATGATCCAGGGGAGTCTCCATTTCTAAGAGGAATTGTGAATCTACAAGATTTCACCGCAGATGGTATGAAAAACCGTTGGGGAGATAATGGATTAGATCAATTAACTACAACTTCTGACTGGAATTCTGAAAACAAGTTTTTTAGATATATGTATAACAGAATTTTCTTTACCATACCTCAGTGTAACAATTTACTTTCTATTTTAGAAAATGTAGATGTTGATAATAAAGAACAAATACTTGCGGAAGTAAGATTTATTAGATCTCTAGCATACTATTATCTAATTGATGTATTTGGAAAAGGTGTTTTAGCTACACAAGAAAATTTCGGAGAAACAAATCCGTTACCTGAAGCTTCAAGACAAGAATTATTTGATTTTACAGAAGCTGAATTATTAGCTATTCAATCTAGTTTACCTGCAACCAACACGTATGGTAGAGCTACAGAAAGCGCTGCAGCGATGTTACTATCTAAATTATATTTAAATGCTGAAGTATATACAGGAACTGCTAGATACAATGATGCTGCTACTTATTTAAACGTGGTGATTGCTTCTAGTCACACCTTAGCAGATGATTTTGTGAGTTTGTTTTCTGCTGATAATAATACATCTAATGAAATCATTTTTCCTTTAATTGCTGATGCTGTTGTAAGTCAGAGTTTTGGAAACACAACCTATATTGTGAATGGAAATTTAAATTCTGACACCATGCCTTTAAGCGAATTTGGTGCAACAGAAGGTTGGGGAGGACATAGAGCATCTAAAGGCTGGTATGGTCTATTTGGAGATTTATCTACTTCAAATGATGTAAGAGCAAGTCTATTTTGGACCGAAGGTCATGAATATGAAATGACAGATTACACAACTTGGACTGATGGATATCCTTCTATTAAATTTAGAAACACCAATTTTAATGGTACTTCATTAGCTTCTTCTTTTTCAAGTACAGATTTCCCATTATTCAGATTAGCAGATGCGTATTTAATGTATGCAGAATGTGCCGTTAGAGGTGCTTCAAATGCAAATATGAATGATGCACTTACCTATGTAAATAGTGTAAGAACACGTTCTAATGCAGATGCTATAGGAATGGGTGATCTTACTTTAAGCTTTTTAATAGACGAAAGAGGAAGAGAACTGAACTTAGAAGGACATAGACGTTCCGACTTAATACGCTTTGGCATGTTTACAGGAGGAAGTTACTTATGGCCTTGGAAAGGAAACACCCTTAATGGTACTTCCATTCCTTCCACGTACAATGTATTTCCTATTCCGTCTACCGCTTTACAAGCAAATCCTAATCTAACACAAAATCTTGGTTATTAA